One part of the Osmerus mordax isolate fOsmMor3 chromosome 18, fOsmMor3.pri, whole genome shotgun sequence genome encodes these proteins:
- the hoxa1a gene encoding homeobox protein Hox-A1a, which translates to MSSFLDYSVMSGDGGSCSVRAFHSDHGITTFQSCAVTVNNCSGDDRFMPSRASPDGLPQQPGSYQSTPGSLSIAYGAHPTCASGYGPQGFCTSYNHYALNHEVDSVGFPQCAPLVYSGNISSSMVPQHRQGYGGASLGQLQYSHATYGGGHEQANLAPFTGCSNPLSPLHTTHLDACCSPLSEAASSAQTFDWMKVKRNPPKTGRSGEYGFGGQPNTVRTNFTTKQLTELEKEFHFNKYLTRARRVEIAAALQLNETQVKIWFQNRRMKQKKREKEGLLPTKAPASDPGDSEKTDDAGSEKSLSAPCTPSPVTSTTSSGADPYSSS; encoded by the exons ATGAGCAGCTTCTTAGATTACTCGGTGATGAGTGGCGACGGCGGCTCATGCTCTGTCAGGGCTTTCCACTCTGACCACGGAATTACTACTTTCCAGTCGTGCGCTGTTACTGTCAATAATTGCAGTGGGGATGATCGCTTTATGCCAAGCAGGGCTTCCCCTGATGGCCTCCCTCAACAGCCCGGATCCTACCAGTCCACACCCGGATCTTTAAGTATTGCGTATGGGGCTCACCCGACCTGTGCCTCAGGATACGGGCCCCAAGGTTTCTGTACTAGCTATAATCATTACGCGCTAAACCATGAAGTGGACTCTGTCGGGTTCCCTCAGTGCGCCCCGTTAGTGTACTCCGGAAACATCTCTTCTTCAATGGTTCCACAGCATCGTCAAGGTTACGGGGGTGCGTCCTTAGGTCAGCTCCAGTACTCACACGCCACTTACGGGGGCGGGCACGAGCAGGCAAACCTAGCCCCTTTTACAGGGTGCTCGAACCCGCTGTCCCCACTGCACACGACCCACCTGGACGCGTGCTGTTCACCCCTGTCCGAGGCCGCGTCCTCCGCACAGACCTTCGATTGGATGAAAGTTAAGAGAAACCCTCCCAAGACAG GACGGTCAGGGGAGTACGGCTTTGGGGGTCAGCCGAACACTGTCAGGACCAACTTCACCACCAAGCAGCTAACAGAGCTCGAGAAGGAGTTCCACTTCAACAAGTACCTGACCCGCGCCCGGCGCGTGGAGATAGCTGCAGCACTGCAACTCAACGAGACTCAAGTCAAAATCTGGTTCCAAAACCGTCGAATGAAACAAAAGAAGCGTGAGAAGGAAGGGTTGTTGCCGACCAAAGCCCCTGCATCCGACCCGGGTGATAGCGAAAAAACAGATGACGCGGGGTCAGAGAAGTCCCTCTCTGCCCCATGCACTCCGTCTCCTGTCACATCAACGACTTCCTCTGGGGCTGACCCATATTCCTCCAGCTAA